ACAAACAGAGGCTAAACACTTCTATAATCCAAGAGACATGAATTCCACTCTAAAATCAGAAGTAAGGTCCTTTGAGCTAACATTTCACAACAAAAACAAAGACCTTGCCCTTAATTCTTACTTGCCTTACATAATAAAAGAAGCAAAATTACAAAAACATGAAAACAAGACTATCAAGATTCACACTGTAGATTATGAGAACATATACAATTTACATAACATGTGGAAGCCAGTAAATCTTGATCATCCAGCAATTTTTGAGACAATTGCAATGGAATTAGACCAAAAAGACATGATTTTGAAAGATTTGGAGAGATTTGTGAAGAGGAAAGAGTATTATAGGAAAGTAGGGAAAGCATGGAAAAGAGGGTATTTATTGTTTGGTCCTCCAGGGACTGGGAAATCAAGTTTGATTGCTGCAATGGCTAATTATTTGAACTTTGATAtatatgatttggagttgactgaGCTGAGGAGGAACTCAGACTTAAGGAAGTTGTTGGTTGCCACAGCTAATAAGTCTATTTTGGTGGTAGAGGACATTGACTGTACCATTGACTTGCAAGATAATTTGGCTAATCGAGCTGTTGCTGCTacttcacatggttttcatcagCAAGAAAGCAAGGTTAATGTTTATTTTCTATCTCCTATCCTACtgttttttaaataaaaaaattatttaaccaTGTTGATATCCGAAATCTACAATTGGCATCGCAAATATCTCCTTTCAAAGGCGGATCTAGAATTTTAGTTCTATGGGTTCAAcatttaaagttatgggttcatatctactatttattgtaattttagtatttttttatacATAAATTTATGCTCCGCGTTGAAAGTACTAGGTTCAGTTGAATCCAGTAGTTCTATACTGCATCCGCCACTGTCTCCTTTTAAATCAAAACACTCTTCAATTTGTACTCCCCGAAATAGATCCGGTGGAGACTTGGGGTGGGGCCTATAGCTCAGGGGATTAGAGCACGTTGCTACGAACCACAGTGTCGAGGGTTCAAATCCCTCACCCACAACCGGCCCAAAAGGGAAGTACTTTTCCCTTTGGGAGTAGGAAAATCATGATCATAATTAATAGTGAACTATATGTGATCCGAAATCTACTAATCCGACTAATTCAAATTGACGTCGTAAATACCTCCTTTTAAATCAAAACACTCTCCAATTTGCACCCCCGGGAACAGATCCAGTGAAGAAGGGGTAGGACCTGTAGCTCAGAGGATTAGAAAACGTGGCTATGAACTATGGTGCCAGGGGTTCGAGTCCCTTATCGCGCACAGCCAGCCCAAAAGGAAAATACCTTTCCCTCTAGGGTAGAAAAATCATAATTCGGATAGTGAACCACAAGCTGTGGAACTTGGGTGTGGTTCTTTTGTCGAAATGgaattaattttcttttttctctttttatttattatttatcgCAAACCAAACACCTTATATATTAGGGGAAAGTAATATATGTATTAGCTTTAGTATTATTAATCCCTTGTTTGGTAGTATTTTCAACCTATGTATTGGTTATACaccctatttggtattatcccaTATATAACCAATACATAACAAACCATGACATTAGTAATACGATATTTTTTAGTAAATAGATAAGCATATATACAGCCCTATGCAATGCATATTACTTTTAATACACTAAATTAAACAGTGGATAAGAAATAATCTAGTATAACTAATCCTAACATACGTTACTAATACACCATATTCATtactattcttatacaccctaccaaacgaccccgaaCAGTCTTATGAGTAAAATATTGGGAAAATTTGGATTTGGTATTAGTGTAATGTAATACTTTCCCTTactaataatattttttgtattgcAGGTGACATTATCTGGTTTACTGAATTTTATTGATGGATTATGGTCAAGTTGTGGTGATGAAAGAATCATAATTTTCACAACAAATCACATAGAAAAACTCGACCCTGCACTGTTACGGCCTGGTAGAATGGACGTACACATTCATATGGCATATTGCACACCTTGTGGTTTTAAGCTTCTTGCTTCCAATTACCTTGGGATTAAAGAGCACAAACTTTTCAAAGAAATTGAGGAAATAATTGACATAGCAATGGTGACGCCTGCAGAAGTGGCAGAGCAGCTGTTGAAGGAAGATGAGATTGAGCATTCCCTTAAAGGGTTAATTAATTTTCTAAATGCAAAGAGAAAAGAGAAGGAAGAGGCTAAGGCTAAGAAAGTGGAAATAACTCAAGTAGAGTCTGTTAATGAGAAGAAGGAAAGTGTTGAAAATGGGATTAAAGAAAGGGAGGAAGAAAATTGATTACCAAATGGGGAAAGTTAGAAACACATAGAAATGAATTGTTGTGTTATTATATGTTAAATGCATATTATGAAATATGATGATTAGGGGTACATGGACCAGGTTGAttgatttttatcaaaaccaaaccaaaccaaaccaattatatcgatttggattggttcggtACTATCGtgttttttgttacatgaatattatttcaatcttactttgttaaaatttttataagtaaatacattatatgtttagtaaaaataaaaagacGAAATACATAAAGGACCCCTTTAAGTTGTCACTAACGATCAGCtgaacacctccattttccaaaTGTCCAACTAGACACTTCTACCGAATATATATGTGTGTCATTTGGACACCTTCGTTCAACGGATCACATGATTGAAATGAAATCGCTAACCGTAAATAAAGAAGACCGAGTGGGAGCAAAGAAACTAGCGGACTGATCACTAAATAGATACAAATAGGTGCAAGTTCTGATATCACCACAGAAACTTGGTTCTTTCGCTCCTTGTTGCGAAGCGGCATACCGAAAGAAATTGAAGTTGAATTAAAATGGTAAACAataatttaaaaagaaattcaataaactaaaaaataaaaacaaaagaaaaacccaAACAAACCCATTTGCAATTCCCGATCCCCCATTTCCCTTTTTCCAAAACCATCCTCCCTCCAAACAAACCTAAGTCTTTTCCGCCAAACCCCTTTCACTTCCCCTTCCCAGTTCCCACCTTCTTCTCCGACACACCTTCTACCCAAAACCTATCCTATCCATATTCAGAAATTAAATCGAAAACCTTTTCTTAAAACTAATACAAATATGAAAAAACATAATATAGCCAAGCGAATAACCCAGTCAACCTCGGACCTCGCCGAAAATTCTCATCCTGTGGCCTCTCTCGCCGGAAAAGCTTATCGCTGGAAAAATTTGAAAGATTCAATTGTATTGGAATCTTCCATCCTCTCTCTCTGTCATTTTTTTATTATGAATTTGGACTTGTATCACTTTTCTTTCTCtaatttattcttttctttttgtgtgtAATTTTTTTCCTTAAAATTATTGTTTGGCCGATTCAAGTAATTGGTTGTTGTTTATGTGTTTCAATTGGAAGGAAGGTATTGTTGTCAGTAGTGGTTGAAGGGGCTGCAGGTTGAAGGGGCGTAGATGAAGCTGCCGTGAATGGTGGTCGGTAATGGAGGTGACTGTAAAGTGAAAAAGAGACTAatagaaaaaatatttcttttttttaaaaaaaatagtctgAAAAAATGAGTTCACGCTCTCACAATTTTGCTAGCTATCACGCATATGCCACATCAGCTAAATGTGTTTAAATGGCACACATATATATCAAGTGGAAGTGTCTAGTTGGACATTTGGGAAGCTAGAGGTATTTCGTTTGTGAAAGGGGCCTTTATTTATTTCGTCAAATAAAAAAGTAAAAGTGATAAGCATATGATCTATAAAAATACTCTTTTGGGAGAATTTTCTTAGTAACACATGATGGTTATTTTCTTAGtcatctaacaataatttttcattAATGTACACTTTTAAAATTTATTGAATTTAATAAGTAAACATAATAATtaatatgatacctaaataataaTATATTCTAATTAACTTTAAATTATTGAAATACCAATTAGAAAAatatataagaatttaatagagcttgacatatgaatatggaagaacaaaaagattgacacatttcaataacacttgataagaaaTTGATGACACAACCCATTATTTAAAGTAAAAATAAATGGAGCACTTCATATTTCTGTTAAATATTACATCACATATGAGATCCCAAATATTTTtagatatttttaaaagaaaattctatataaggtcttaaaagtatatataaaactTATATATTATGTcagtttggttttaatttttttttctcaatACTAAATCAAATCAAATTAAACCTAGTCaggttttttaatcggtttgctTTGACTTCTCAATTTGGTATGGTTTTCCGGTTCGATTTGAATACTCCAAAATATGACacccttttcccttttaattttgtCTATACAAAGGAACCTATCTAATAAATTATAGTAGTATATTATTATATACAAATTATGGTCTATTTATCATTTAATCATGATTAAAAGATAGTTTTATAATAAATAGATGAAAAAGGTGTGTCCATTCAAGAATACTATTGATTAGTGAACGATTATAATTAACTGAAAAGAAAATGATTATAcaaagattttatatattttatttttagatttccAAGTTATTTTTTACTGATCACTGATAAAATTTATATAACCAAAATAACATTTCTATGGACTATAAAACTAAATTTCCAATAAAATAGTGATGATAGattataattacgtattttagttgcTTATCGCACTCTAATTTACTGTATTTTAATTGAGTTTAAGCTTTAATTGCTAGTGTTTTACACTAATTATGTATTTTATGCTGTGTAaaagtgattccgagctatgtagatattaCGGAATGAAATTGtgctatttggagctttgaattCTGGGTAAAAGTCAAAGGGATTAAGTcgggatcgcgttcgggggtCGAGAACCACATCCGGATGTCAAAAACCAAGAAAAAAGCCTAGTTCTGAGAATCCACCACACGTGGCGGCTACTCATTTTCTGCTGCTGTTAATTTTGCACGCTCTCTCATAAAGCCCACTACCACCCCACGTGGCGTGTCGCCCCAGGCGGTGCACTTGTGTAATTTTTACAGAGTAACAATCCTatttcgcgtaggagaaggtgGTTTCGTTTGggtccgaccctacttggtataaatacatgtaaaatattattttggggGACTTTTGACATACTTTACACCTAGGGATCTAACATATTTTGAAGGAGAATTCACGCGGAGGAATACACACCAcacttggaggaggcttctaactagtttttcttctcttcttttcctttaatCTCATAGTTTATTTTCTAGAGTTTTTGGTGCCACATGAATGTCGtggtttgaagcttgaattattcttattattttatcacattggtttatttattcaatcttgcgcttaattatttgattgcttgatcaccaattgaatactatctacgaatctaggattgaactcaagagagggaattctagattgcaaaTAAGATTGAGTAAAGCGAGATCTTGAACTCGAGCATCGGGAacggatttgcggttaggataggaatatacctaattgccttgcttggttattatacgaaaattattaatgcgttcttgttaatcctaattccatggtaatataggcgttaggttagcttgagtAGGCGAGTAGTACTTTGGGAGAAGACTACGAGTAATATTGACcatgtcaaccaataaaccagataaattaattagacgatttaagtaGAAAACTCAACGGAATTGTTAGCTAACCCGTAGCTCTGGAATATTTTCTCCCATTGAATTCGTCTCTAAAATTTCGCCACCTTGTTTCTTTAATTTCTTAGTTTGCTACTCTAGATTAGTTGTAGTCAATTATTCATACTTTAGGAGtcacttgaatagattaattattTGAGTCTAATTTAATTAATAGTTATTTACAAGTTCCTGTAGGTACTATAGCTGGACTTACAaccctatattacttgtcgatcacATATACTTGCTTGTGCACTGAGAGTAACAAATTTTTGGCGTCGgtgccggggacttagaa
This genomic stretch from Nicotiana sylvestris chromosome 9, ASM39365v2, whole genome shotgun sequence harbors:
- the LOC104244349 gene encoding protein HYPER-SENSITIVITY-RELATED 4-like codes for the protein MSSSAESKIALAKTVLSTVGSVAATAMLVRTIVHDYIPPEFHEYIFFGLKNIFTKFSNELTMVIDEFDGLVNNEIYEAAEIYLGNKLSPNTHRLKISKPEKEKNFNIAMERNEEVTDIYNGQKFKWIWLCIQTEAKHFYNPRDMNSTLKSEVRSFELTFHNKNKDLALNSYLPYIIKEAKLQKHENKTIKIHTVDYENIYNLHNMWKPVNLDHPAIFETIAMELDQKDMILKDLERFVKRKEYYRKVGKAWKRGYLLFGPPGTGKSSLIAAMANYLNFDIYDLELTELRRNSDLRKLLVATANKSILVVEDIDCTIDLQDNLANRAVAATSHGFHQQESKVTLSGLLNFIDGLWSSCGDERIIIFTTNHIEKLDPALLRPGRMDVHIHMAYCTPCGFKLLASNYLGIKEHKLFKEIEEIIDIAMVTPAEVAEQLLKEDEIEHSLKGLINFLNAKRKEKEEAKAKKVEITQVESVNEKKESVENGIKEREEEN